AATCTACCTGTAAAAATTGTTGCAACCAATTGTATGATATTTTCATGTTCTTCTCTAGGTTTGTTAGCTGCAAATTTACTTAAAATCTAGTTTTTATTATCCTTTTTCATTTTAAAAACGAAAAAATATTTTTAACAATTTTAAAATAAATACCTTTGTAGTCTTAATCATTAATAATGCTACAGAAAATACCTAATTATATCAAATACATTTTTACAAATGTTTTATTTTTATTTCTATATATCCTTATTTTTAGAATCCTTTTTTATCAGTTTTTCGCTCAATTAGACGAAGTTTCTTCTTCTGAAATTCAAAAAGCTTTTTGGCTTGGTATTCGTTTCGATTTAAAGTTGGCTGTAATTACTTTTTTCCCTTTAGCTGCTTTAATATTGATTGTTAATTATCAATTTTTTAAAAAGAAAATTTATAAAAAAATTGCCAACCTATATTTAATTTTATGTTATTTAATATTAACACTATTTTTCCTTTTTGATTTTGGCTATTATGATTATTTAAGCATCCGTTTAGATGCTTCTTCTTTACGTTTTCTTAGTAATTTAAAAATATCTAGCCAGGTTTTAGTTGAGAGTTACCCTATTTATAAAGGCCTTCTAGGATTGTTATTGCTTTGTTTTATTATTTATAAATTATCTAAATTTATTTATAACGCTTATACAAATCAAACAAACACACTTTCTAAAAAAATTAAAACATTCTATTTTATTGGTACTGTTTTACTTTTATCTTACGGAATCTACAACAGCTTAACTCACTACCCTTTACGATGGAGTCAGGCTTTTTTTTCTAAAAAGAACGAGGTAAATCAATTTGCCCTAAATCCTGTTTTATACTTTTTTGATAGTTTTGCTTATCGTAATGAAGGAATAGATCTAAAAAGTTTTAAAAATTATTATCCTGTAATGGCTAATTATTTAAACCTACCTAAAGATAAAGTTTCTTTTGAAAGAAAGGTTGTTTTTGATTCTACTTATACTAAAAAACCAAATGTAGTTATTGTAATGATGGAATCTGTTGGCGTTAAACCAATGAGTTATTTTGGAAATCCAATTCATAGTACTCCAAAAATGGATTCTATTATTAAAAAAAGTTTGGTTTTTTCTAACTTCTATGTTCATAAATCAGGAACAGCACCTAGTGTTTTTGCAAGTGTTACTGGCTTACCAGATATAGATGGTGTTAGAACCGCTTCTAGAAACCCATTAATTCAGGATCAGCGTATAATTTTTGATCAATTTAAAGGTTATGAAAAATTATATTTTTTAGGCGGAAGTGCCAATTGGGCAAATATTAGAAGTGTTTTTCAATCGAATATAAAAGGCTTAAAAATATTTGAAGAAGGCAGCTACAAAACAGAAAAAAGAGCTGATGTTTGGGGAATAGATGATTATGAATTATTTAAAGAATCTAATAAAGAATTAGAAAAATTATCTAAAGAAAACAAAC
The nucleotide sequence above comes from Polaribacter butkevichii. Encoded proteins:
- a CDS encoding LTA synthase family protein, with amino-acid sequence MLQKIPNYIKYIFTNVLFLFLYILIFRILFYQFFAQLDEVSSSEIQKAFWLGIRFDLKLAVITFFPLAALILIVNYQFFKKKIYKKIANLYLILCYLILTLFFLFDFGYYDYLSIRLDASSLRFLSNLKISSQVLVESYPIYKGLLGLLLLCFIIYKLSKFIYNAYTNQTNTLSKKIKTFYFIGTVLLLSYGIYNSLTHYPLRWSQAFFSKKNEVNQFALNPVLYFFDSFAYRNEGIDLKSFKNYYPVMANYLNLPKDKVSFERKVVFDSTYTKKPNVVIVMMESVGVKPMSYFGNPIHSTPKMDSIIKKSLVFSNFYVHKSGTAPSVFASVTGLPDIDGVRTASRNPLIQDQRIIFDQFKGYEKLYFLGGSANWANIRSVFQSNIKGLKIFEEGSYKTEKRADVWGIDDYELFKESNKELEKLSKENKPFIAYIQTASNHMPFTVPDEQESYKPLNENEVSDALLEKSGFKSVAQLNALRYLDFNIGKFLERAKNSGYYDNTIFAFFGDHNTAMKRTENFTKEYDLNIQLQHVPFFINAPNFVKTGTMTKNGKLIDLFPTIASLAKVNHTNYTLGNNLLDSLPKNTASFVYLKSKGEPTVGLIQDSLYYSKTNISKTTGLYNLNTKEVKDIQNEHPLISKKMDSLLSAYYHSTKYLYLNNKKKKQ